In Puntigrus tetrazona isolate hp1 chromosome 7, ASM1883169v1, whole genome shotgun sequence, the following are encoded in one genomic region:
- the rxfp3.3a2 gene encoding LOW QUALITY PROTEIN: relaxin-3 receptor 1 (The sequence of the model RefSeq protein was modified relative to this genomic sequence to represent the inferred CDS: deleted 1 base in 1 codon): MRSADTLVRQAPVGEFLAETMGDIINQSGWGTLNRSLTDQHKFSSLEDIDVSADGSLVLRIIISVVYSAVCAVGLVGNLLVFFLMKIRQGRKKSIINFFVINLAVTDFQFVLTLPFWAVDTALDFSWPFGNAMCKIILSVTVMNMYASVFFLTAMSITRYWSVASALKIPSRKKSVSVKWVCAVLWVLATAATAPTSIFSTVTVVAGEKLCLLKFPDGQDWLALYHLQKIVIAFILPMFILSVCYLLLLRFVRKRGIDTRQRRRSKVAKSVTVVVLSFFVCWMPNHAITLWGVLVKLNAVHWDKTYYMVHTYVFPVTVCLAHTNSCLNPVLYCLMRREFRKMLHSFFWRVSSPVISNAGKLHGYSGGSNQNLDDARAGIHLNVIDARRSQQSRRPTSH; encoded by the exons ATGCGATCAGCAGACACCCTTGTCCGCCAGGCACCTGTTGGAGAGTTTCTT GCGGAAACAATGGGTGACATTATCAACCAGAGCGGATGGGGAACTTTGAACAGAAGTTTAACCGATCAGCACAAGTTCAGCAGTCTGGAAGACATCGACGTGAGCGCCGACGGCAGCCTCGTCCTGCGGATTATCATCTCGGTGGTTTACTCCGCGGTGTGCGCCGTGGGTCTGGTAGGGaaccttttggtgtttttcCTCATGAAGATAAGACAAGGTCGAAAGAAATCCATCATTAATTTCTTCGTCATCAATTTAGCCGTCACAGACTTCCAGTTCGTGTTGACCTTGCCTTTCTGGGCTGTGGATACCGCGTTGGATTTCAGCTGGCCGTTCGGCAACGCCATGTGCAAGATCATTTTATCGGTGACCGTGATGAACATGTACGCCAGCGTCTTCTTCCTCACCGCGATGAGCATCACGCGCTACTGGTCCGTCGCGTCCGCTTTGAAGATCCCTTCTCGAAAGAAGTCCGTGTCTGTGAAGTGGGTCTGCGCCGTGCTGTGGGTCTTGGCGACCGCGGCGACGGCCCCGACTTCTATCTTCTCCACCGTGACCGTCGTGGCGGGTGAAAAACTCTGCCTCCTCAAGTTCCCAGACGGTCAGGATTGGCTCGCTCTGTATCACCTGCAGAAAATTGTCATCGCGTTTATCTTGCCCATGTTCATTCTCTCGGTGTGTTATCTGCTGCTGCTGAGGTTTGTGCGCAAGAGGGGCATCGATACCCGTCAGAGAAGACGGTCGAAAGTGGCGAAGTCAGTCACGGTGGTGGTCCTCTCTTTTTTCGTGTGTTGGATGCCAAACCACGCGATCACCCTCTGGGGCGTGCTGGTCAAACTGAACGCTGTGCACTGGGACAAAACGTACTACATGGTGCACACGTATGTTTTCCCCGTGACCGTTTGTCTCGCTCATACTAACAGTTGTTTAAACCCGGTTTTGTATTGTCTGATGCGACGGGAGTTTAGGAAGATGTTGCATAGTTTCTTTTGGCGCGTGTCCTCGCCCGTGATCTCGAACGCTGGAAAACTACACGGATACAGTGGAGGCAGCAATCAAAACCTGGATGACGCACGCGCTGGGATTCATTTAAACGTGATTGACGCACGACGCTCCCAGCAATCCAGACGACCGACCTCGCACTGA